In Kazachstania africana CBS 2517 chromosome 4, complete genome, the following are encoded in one genomic region:
- the SAM35 gene encoding SAM complex subunit SAM35 (similar to Saccharomyces cerevisiae SAM35 (YHR083W); ancestral locus Anc_5.378) codes for MQVPDVVSKTFMKFPLKTYDPVKCVDEPLQRELDSRSYYFPRGGKHEEKVFTLCVDVQGLDQFKKYVCSEPVSLFIQLALCYKNELKLPTNKGCDGNRMLVLRSRGNDRQMPFLLVDDRIIPRDVLLSQISNKICGLDKYFATYLDKIMASGTPEKLLQGLLLQLEDYVMNTTDINVYLQLKIISYISCMLHSGETSRKIFIQDCCPHLVQLSATVIQQYL; via the coding sequence ATGCAAGTACCAGATGTTGTCAGTAAGACGTTTATGAAGTTTCCTTTGAAGACGTACGATCCTGTTAAGTGCGTGGACGAACCCCTGCAGCGGGAATTGGACAGTAGATCGTACTATTTCCCCAGAGGGGGGAAGCATGAAGAGAAAGTGTTTACATTGTGTGTAGACGTGCAGGGGCTGGATCAATTTAAAAAGTACGTTTGTAGTGAGCCTGTTTCGTTGTTTATTCAGCTTGCGCTATGTTATAAGAATGAGTTGAAATTGCCTACCAACAAGGGTTGCGACGGTAATAGAATGCTGGTTTTGCGGTCCAGGGGGAATGATAGACAAATGCCTTTTCTGTTGGTTGATGACAGGATCATCCCCAGGGACGTGCTTCTATCACAAATTTCGAACAAGATCTGTGGGTTGGACAAGTACTTTGCCACGTACCTTGACAAAATCATGGCATCGGGGACCCCTGAGAAACTACTACAAGGATTATTACTCCAACTAGAAGATTATGTAATGAATACGACGGATATCAACGTCTATTTGCAATTGAAGATCATCAGTTACATCTCCTGCATGCTCCATTCAGGGGAAACCAGCCGAAAGATATTCATACAAGATTGTTGTCCTCATCTAGTGCAACTCAGTGCAACCGTCATACAACAATACCTATGA
- the STE12 gene encoding homeodomain family transcription factor STE12 (similar to Saccharomyces cerevisiae STE12 (YHR084W); ancestral locus Anc_5.379): MSNTSTGNRSSDDSDGDVFNDIGNCLKMMHELKFFLATAPVNWQKHQIIRRYYLNGTHGFVSCVFWNNLFYITGTDIVKTCLYKMECFGRKVINLKKFEEGVFSDLRNLKCGVDAILEQPKSDFLKLLFKNLCLKTKKKQKVFFWFNVPHDKLFMDALERDLKRERANHTPTTLPVAEPALSFNFNFDKDEPLESHFTNFFNNLDKSLRVPKVQALQQTITSESTEKDSQQNTDDEESDIEDFPLDYFPVSVEYPTQELQVDPIEMNNPQVVIASDRKPELSTRITPHVLTNREYYEMKGYDPVASLNSSSSLHEMAEPSYTQRTFFNPQQSQQLAYNSEDMIMPSTSVHEYFMQPEEFPPYPFPPSSAIPVNMIETDPNVQLPLNWSYYPPQTIQRPPTATSATIRPFTPGFFTAFTPTAPFGAPLLSPWADSSPQYMRSTTSKTFKHRKNGNKVSKPQHVNARSNSLTQKLKQNTTRQDNDESIDATNDAKESFNKIMSSR; this comes from the coding sequence ATGAGTAATACTAGTACAGGTAATAGAAGTAGTGATGACAGCGATGGTGATGTATTTAATGATATTGGTAATTGCCTGAAAATGATGCATGAGTTGAAGTTTTTCCTTGCTACTGCTCCCGTAAATTGGCAGAagcatcaaattattagaagatatTATCTTAATGGGACTCATGGATTTGTCTCCTGTGTGTTTTGgaataatcttttctatATTACCGGTACCGATATTGTGAAAACGTGTCTTTATAAGATGGAATGTTTTGGTAGAAAAGtcatcaatttgaaaaaattcgAAGAAGGTGTATTTTCCGATCTACGAAACTTGAAATGTGGTGTGGATGCAATATTAGAACAACCTAAATCGGATTTCCTGAAACTGTTGTTTAAGAATCTTTGTTTAAAGACTAAAAAGAAGCAGAAagtatttttttggttTAATGTCCCCCATGACAAGCTATTTATGGATGCGCTGGAAAGAGATTTGAAACGAGAACGCGCGAATCACACTCCAACGACTTTACCAGTTGCAGAACCTGCACTGTCTTTTaacttcaattttgataaagatgaacCATTAGAGTCacattttacaaattttttcaataatttggaTAAATCTCTGAGAGTTCCAAAAGTTCAAGCGCTTCAACAAACTATAACTTCGGAGTCAACTGAGAAAGATTCTCAACAGAACACAGATGACGAAGAGTCAGACATTGAAGATTTTCCTCTAGATTATTTCCCCGTATCCGTAGAATACCCAACTCAAGAGCTACAAGTAGATCCAATCGAAATGAATAATCCACAAGTTGTAATAGCAAGTGACAGAAAACCAGAGCTTTCCACAAGAATAACGCCGCACGTTTTGACTAACAGAGAATATTATGAAATGAAAGGTTACGATCCCGTGGCATCCTtaaattcatcttcttctctcCATGAAATGGCTGAGCCGTCATATACACAAAGAACTTTTTTCAATCCCCAGCAATCTCAACAGTTGGCATATAATTCAGAAGACATGATTATGCCTTCGACTTCAGTGCATGAATATTTTATGCAACCGGAAGAATTTCCACCATACCCATTTCCTCCATCGTCGGCAATTCCAGTCAACATGATAGAGACCGATCCTAACGTACAATTGCCATTAAATTGGTCATATTACCCGCCACAAACAATCCAGCGTCCACCAACAGCGACTTCTGCCACAATAAGACCCTTTACCCCAGGTTTCTTCACCGCTTTTACACCAACAGCCCCATTTGGTGCACCTCTATTGTCACCCTGGGCAGACTCCAGTCCGCAATACATGAGATCCACAACAAGCAAGACATTCAAACACCGTAAGAACGGAAATAAGGTGTCAAAACCTCAGCATGTGAATGCGAGGTCAAATTCACTCACACAAAAGTTGAAGCAAAATACGACGCGGCAAGATAATGACGAATCCATTGACGCCACTAACGATGCCAAAGAAAGCTTTAACAAGATCATGTCATCTAGGTAA